One Micromonospora sp. FIMYZ51 genomic window carries:
- a CDS encoding TetR family transcriptional regulator codes for MTDQSAPTTAAGGEPTTPRGEQTRQLILETAMRMFRERGYARTTMRAIAQEAGVAVGNAYYYFGSKEHLILEFYNRTQQEHWAAVRPVLDRESDFAARLSGVLHAAIDVLTPSHEFAGSFFKVAAEPTSPLSPFSAETAAPRATAIAIFAEVLEGSTAKVDAELRPQLPELLWLAYMGTVLYWVYDRSPGQVRTRKLIDGAVPLIDRLVGLSRLRVLRPVTRQVVDLIRTLRH; via the coding sequence ATGACCGACCAGAGTGCGCCGACGACCGCTGCGGGTGGTGAGCCAACCACCCCCCGGGGCGAGCAGACCCGGCAGCTGATCCTGGAAACCGCGATGCGGATGTTCCGCGAACGCGGCTACGCCCGCACCACCATGCGCGCCATCGCCCAGGAGGCTGGCGTCGCGGTCGGCAACGCCTACTACTACTTCGGCTCCAAGGAACACCTGATCCTGGAGTTCTACAACCGCACCCAGCAGGAGCACTGGGCGGCGGTCCGGCCGGTGCTGGACCGCGAGTCCGACTTCGCCGCCCGGCTCTCCGGGGTGCTGCACGCGGCCATCGACGTGCTTACCCCCTCGCACGAGTTCGCGGGCAGCTTCTTCAAGGTCGCCGCGGAGCCCACCTCGCCGCTGAGCCCCTTCTCGGCCGAGACGGCGGCGCCACGCGCGACCGCAATCGCCATCTTCGCCGAGGTGCTGGAGGGATCCACCGCCAAGGTCGACGCGGAACTGCGGCCCCAACTGCCCGAGCTGCTCTGGCTGGCCTACATGGGCACGGTGCTCTACTGGGTCTACGACCGCTCGCCGGGGCAGGTCCGCACCCGGAAGCTGATCGACGGTGCCGTACCGCTTATCGACCGGCTGGTGGGGCTCTCCCGGCTGCGGGTGCTGCGGCCGGTCACCCGGCAGGTGGTCGACCTCATCCGCAC
- a CDS encoding DCC1-like thiol-disulfide oxidoreductase family protein codes for MTTNDQGGTTRLPDATTHGGGGIRSFTVLYDAHCPLCRAAREWLTSRAQLVPLEFVPAGSAEARRRFPGLDHAATLRDLTVIADTGAVYAGDGAWFACLWALADHRATADRLARPHLLPLARRMVATASAIRERVRDPRSEPVDDAAGYGGPDDRPECADDRCGW; via the coding sequence ATGACCACAAACGATCAGGGCGGCACGACGAGGCTGCCGGATGCCACCACACACGGGGGTGGTGGCATCCGCAGCTTCACCGTCCTCTATGACGCGCACTGCCCGCTGTGCCGGGCGGCCCGCGAGTGGCTGACGTCGCGGGCTCAGCTCGTACCGCTGGAGTTCGTGCCGGCGGGGTCGGCCGAGGCCCGGCGGCGCTTCCCCGGCCTGGACCACGCCGCGACGCTGCGTGATCTCACGGTGATCGCCGACACCGGAGCCGTCTACGCGGGCGACGGCGCCTGGTTCGCCTGCCTGTGGGCCCTGGCCGACCATCGGGCGACGGCCGACCGGCTGGCCCGCCCGCACCTGCTGCCGCTGGCTCGGCGGATGGTGGCCACCGCCTCGGCGATCCGCGAACGGGTCCGCGACCCGAGGTCGGAGCCGGTCGACGACGCGGCGGGATACGGTGGCCCGGATGACCGACCAGAGTGCGCCGACGACCGCTGCGGGTGGTGA
- a CDS encoding glycoside hydrolase family 3 N-terminal domain-containing protein → MGLDPGLRRLALGTLLAAYPGPVPPDWAVDLVADGLAGHTLFGTNIHQPAQVAASTAALRAGRPDVLIAIDEEGGDVTRLAHATGSPYPGNAALGAVGDVSLTRRIYQAIGAELAGLGITVNLAPTVDVNSADDNPVIGTRSFGADPVRVAAHSAAATAGLQSAGVAACAKHFPGHGATVADSHYELPTVDVPPELLRQRDLLPFAAVVAAGSRAVMTAHIRVPALTGDRPATFSRAVLVDLLRDEYGFTGAVVTDALEMKGAALAAGGIAPGAVLALAAGADLLCIGAKVDAGLVEQVAAEIVAALGDGRLTLSRVEQAAGRAAELAAWTRTADASPTVATDLGYAAARRAVRVEGALTGLAQPPLVVQLHAAATIAEGRVPWGLGPHLNGIEQVRVVAAEADPENLRQRAGSRPIVLVGRHLHRLPGGPELVAALAAGHPVTVVEMGWPASWRPAGVRAFVTTYGASHANGRAAAEALGLTR, encoded by the coding sequence GTGGGACTGGATCCCGGACTTCGCCGCCTCGCGCTGGGCACCCTGCTGGCCGCGTACCCCGGACCGGTCCCGCCCGACTGGGCCGTCGACCTGGTCGCCGACGGGCTGGCCGGGCACACCCTGTTCGGCACCAACATCCACCAGCCGGCCCAGGTGGCGGCGAGCACCGCCGCGCTGCGGGCCGGCCGACCCGACGTACTGATCGCCATCGACGAGGAGGGTGGCGACGTCACCCGGCTGGCACACGCCACCGGCAGCCCGTACCCGGGCAACGCGGCACTCGGCGCGGTCGGCGACGTCTCCCTCACCCGCCGGATCTACCAGGCCATCGGCGCGGAACTGGCCGGCCTCGGCATCACCGTCAACCTGGCGCCCACCGTCGACGTGAACAGCGCCGACGACAACCCGGTGATCGGCACCCGGTCGTTCGGCGCCGACCCGGTGCGGGTGGCCGCGCACTCGGCCGCCGCGACCGCCGGCCTCCAGTCCGCCGGGGTCGCGGCCTGCGCCAAGCATTTTCCCGGGCACGGTGCCACGGTTGCCGACTCCCACTACGAGCTGCCCACCGTGGACGTGCCGCCGGAGCTGCTGCGCCAGCGCGACCTGCTGCCGTTCGCCGCGGTGGTGGCCGCCGGGTCCCGGGCGGTGATGACCGCGCACATCCGGGTGCCCGCGCTGACCGGTGACCGGCCGGCCACGTTCAGCCGGGCGGTGCTGGTGGACCTGCTGCGCGACGAGTACGGCTTCACCGGCGCCGTGGTCACCGACGCGCTGGAGATGAAGGGTGCCGCCCTCGCGGCCGGCGGGATCGCCCCCGGCGCGGTGCTGGCGCTGGCCGCCGGTGCGGACCTGCTCTGCATCGGTGCCAAGGTCGACGCCGGGCTGGTCGAGCAGGTGGCGGCCGAGATCGTGGCCGCGCTGGGCGACGGCCGGCTGACGCTGAGCCGGGTCGAGCAGGCGGCCGGCCGGGCCGCGGAACTCGCCGCCTGGACCCGGACCGCCGACGCCTCCCCCACCGTTGCGACCGACCTGGGGTACGCGGCGGCCCGCCGCGCGGTACGCGTGGAGGGCGCACTGACCGGGCTGGCGCAGCCGCCGCTGGTGGTGCAACTGCACGCCGCTGCCACCATCGCCGAGGGGCGGGTGCCGTGGGGCCTCGGCCCGCACCTGAACGGCATTGAGCAGGTCCGCGTGGTGGCTGCCGAAGCCGACCCGGAGAACCTGCGTCAACGCGCGGGCAGTCGGCCGATCGTGCTGGTCGGCCGGCATCTGCACCGGTTGCCCGGCGGGCCGGAACTGGTCGCCGCGCTGGCCGCCGGGCACCCGGTGACGGTTGTCGAGATGGGCTGGCCGGCCAGCTGGCGACCGGCCGGTGTCCGGGCGTTCGTGACCACGTACGGCGCGAGTCACGCCAACGGCCGGGCCGCTGCCGAGGCGCTCGGTTTGACCCGCTGA
- a CDS encoding ROK family transcriptional regulator has product MSATRLPGTPRLLRALNDRAALELLLEQGPLTRARLGELTGLSKVTASQLVERLEERGLVTRVGEQAGGRGPNAQLYAVAPGSAHVVGVDVGPDRVVAACADITGAVIGRVEQSTRDTDDPVGVVHNAVVQAASSAGAQLSSVRRIVLGTPGLVDPGTGDITFAFNLPRWHRGLLAALRDDLDTPVVFENDVNLAAVAEAQSGAARGVADFVLVWVGAGVGLAIMLGGRLHHGSSGAAGEIGYLPVPGAPIPRDVSRRAKPAFQQVAGADAIRALAREHGYPDAVAADAVRAAIADGTTGGPMLDEVARRLALGVASTCVVLDPPLVVLAGEVGQAGGAALAERVQHEVAAITLVRPRVVPTGLTEEPILHGALRTALNAVRDEVFGSTVG; this is encoded by the coding sequence ATGAGTGCGACCCGGCTGCCCGGCACCCCACGTCTGTTGCGAGCCCTCAACGATCGCGCGGCGCTGGAACTACTGCTGGAACAGGGGCCACTGACCCGGGCCCGGCTCGGCGAGCTGACCGGCCTGTCCAAGGTCACCGCCTCGCAACTGGTGGAGCGGCTGGAAGAACGCGGGCTGGTCACCCGGGTCGGTGAGCAGGCCGGCGGGCGTGGGCCGAACGCCCAGCTCTACGCGGTGGCGCCGGGCAGCGCCCACGTGGTCGGCGTGGACGTCGGCCCGGATCGGGTGGTGGCCGCCTGCGCCGACATCACCGGCGCGGTGATCGGCCGGGTCGAACAGTCCACCCGGGACACCGACGACCCGGTGGGCGTGGTGCACAACGCCGTGGTCCAGGCCGCCAGCAGCGCCGGAGCGCAGCTGTCGAGCGTACGCCGCATCGTGCTCGGCACCCCCGGCCTGGTCGACCCGGGCACCGGCGACATCACCTTCGCGTTCAACCTGCCGCGCTGGCACCGCGGTCTGCTCGCCGCGCTCCGCGACGACCTGGACACCCCGGTCGTGTTCGAGAACGACGTCAACCTCGCCGCGGTGGCCGAGGCGCAGTCCGGCGCGGCCCGGGGCGTGGCGGACTTCGTCCTGGTCTGGGTCGGTGCCGGGGTCGGCTTGGCGATCATGCTGGGTGGGCGGCTGCACCACGGCAGCAGCGGCGCGGCCGGCGAGATCGGCTACCTGCCGGTGCCCGGCGCGCCCATCCCGCGCGACGTCTCCCGCCGTGCCAAGCCGGCATTCCAGCAGGTGGCCGGTGCGGACGCGATCCGGGCGCTGGCCCGCGAACACGGCTATCCGGACGCGGTCGCCGCCGACGCGGTGCGCGCCGCGATCGCCGACGGCACCACCGGCGGCCCGATGCTCGACGAGGTGGCCCGCCGACTCGCCCTCGGCGTGGCGAGCACCTGCGTGGTGCTGGACCCGCCGCTGGTGGTCCTCGCCGGGGAGGTCGGCCAGGCCGGCGGGGCCGCGCTGGCCGAGCGGGTCCAGCACGAGGTCGCCGCGATCACCCTGGTCCGCCCCCGGGTCGTACCCACCGGACTCACCGAGGAGCCGATCCTGCACGGGGCGCTCCGCACCGCCCTGAACGCGGTCCGGGACGAGGTGTTCGGCTCCACGGTCGGCTGA
- a CDS encoding ABC transporter permease subunit, whose protein sequence is MNLIRAEVERLAARRFVQLMVVLLVFAFGVTAATTLAGSHQPSAVELAEAQQRAVAERREMEVQHAHCLAREQGAPPPVEDFGYVPADCSELDPALQDRLPVTADFLTGVFTFTRQAEPLLYFLVAFLVLFGFLVGASYIGADLNSGGVVNLLLWRPRRLTVLGAKLGTLLGLTLVLSVLASLAYLVTFWIIAQIAGYPGPTNASFWSALGAIWGRGLVLVLFATAAGFAIATLGRHTSAALGAIAAYLVVWELGARIVLEILNAARPDQLMLSTYLSAWLNGQVTSWDNSACSEVTYGYCDGSYLVTWRPALAVLLLFTAGLIAVAFAVFRRRDLV, encoded by the coding sequence GTGAACCTGATCCGGGCCGAGGTGGAGCGGCTGGCCGCACGACGCTTCGTGCAGCTGATGGTCGTCCTGCTGGTCTTTGCCTTCGGCGTGACGGCGGCGACCACGCTGGCCGGCTCGCACCAGCCGAGCGCTGTCGAGCTGGCCGAGGCGCAGCAGCGGGCCGTGGCCGAGCGGCGGGAGATGGAGGTGCAGCACGCCCACTGCCTGGCCCGGGAGCAGGGCGCGCCGCCGCCGGTCGAGGACTTCGGCTACGTACCGGCCGACTGTAGCGAGCTGGATCCCGCGTTGCAGGACCGGCTGCCGGTGACCGCCGACTTCCTGACCGGGGTGTTCACCTTCACCCGGCAGGCGGAGCCACTGCTGTACTTCCTGGTGGCGTTCCTGGTGCTGTTCGGTTTCCTGGTCGGCGCCTCCTACATCGGTGCCGACCTGAACTCCGGTGGCGTGGTCAACCTGCTGTTGTGGCGACCACGCCGGCTGACGGTGCTCGGCGCCAAGCTGGGCACGCTGCTCGGGCTGACCCTGGTGTTGTCGGTGCTCGCCTCGCTGGCCTACCTCGTCACCTTCTGGATCATCGCGCAGATCGCCGGCTATCCGGGCCCAACAAACGCGTCCTTCTGGAGCGCGCTGGGCGCGATCTGGGGACGTGGCCTGGTGCTGGTGCTGTTCGCCACGGCGGCCGGTTTCGCCATCGCCACGCTGGGGCGGCACACCTCGGCGGCGCTCGGTGCGATAGCCGCGTACCTGGTGGTGTGGGAGCTGGGTGCCCGGATCGTGCTGGAAATCCTGAACGCGGCGCGGCCGGACCAGCTGATGCTCTCCACCTATCTCAGCGCGTGGCTGAATGGTCAGGTGACGAGCTGGGACAACAGCGCCTGCTCGGAGGTGACCTACGGATACTGCGACGGCAGCTACCTGGTGACCTGGCGGCCGGCGCTGGCCGTGCTGCTGCTGTTCACCGCCGGCCTGATCGCCGTGGCCTTCGCCGTGTTCCGGCGCCGCGACCTGGTCTGA
- a CDS encoding ABC transporter ATP-binding protein produces MPSGVIEIEGLRKTFHSVRRGRRVAVDGFDLHVGAGQVHGFLGPNGSGKTTTLRSLLGLVRADAGRMSVLGADAPGQLPRVAGRVGAIVESPQFFGNFTGYRTLRLLALAGGVPLARVDEVLEEVGLGDRSHERVKGYSLGMKQRLAVASALLKRPELLILDEPANGLDPAGIREMRDLMRGLAANGVTVLLSSHILAEIQLICDHVTIISHGRRVAAGPVEQVLAGFDRNECLVRADDLGRAEELLRAAGLTVTGHPDHLVVGGVPDPVTVSQTLGEQGIWVRELTPLRPDLESVFLELTGTMPDPGIPRQPDGPGPYQDRALIDLDVRGADA; encoded by the coding sequence ATGCCGAGCGGGGTCATCGAGATCGAGGGTCTCCGTAAGACCTTCCACAGTGTGCGCCGCGGCCGTCGGGTCGCCGTCGACGGTTTCGACCTGCACGTCGGGGCCGGTCAGGTGCACGGATTCCTCGGCCCCAACGGGTCGGGCAAGACGACCACGCTACGGTCGCTGCTCGGGCTGGTACGCGCCGACGCGGGGCGGATGAGCGTGCTCGGTGCGGACGCGCCGGGCCAGCTGCCCCGGGTCGCTGGCCGGGTCGGCGCGATCGTGGAGAGTCCGCAGTTCTTCGGCAACTTCACCGGCTACCGCACGCTGCGGCTGCTCGCCCTGGCCGGTGGCGTGCCGCTGGCCCGGGTGGACGAGGTGCTGGAGGAGGTGGGGCTGGGCGACCGGAGCCACGAGCGGGTCAAGGGCTACTCGCTCGGCATGAAGCAGCGCCTGGCCGTGGCTTCCGCCCTGCTCAAGCGTCCCGAGCTGCTGATCCTGGACGAACCGGCCAACGGGTTGGACCCGGCGGGCATCCGGGAGATGCGCGACCTGATGCGCGGGTTGGCGGCGAACGGGGTGACCGTGCTGCTGTCCAGCCACATCCTGGCCGAGATCCAGTTGATCTGCGACCACGTCACGATCATCTCGCACGGCCGGCGGGTGGCGGCCGGTCCGGTGGAGCAGGTGCTTGCCGGTTTCGACCGCAACGAGTGCCTGGTCCGGGCGGACGACCTGGGCCGGGCCGAGGAGTTGCTGCGGGCCGCCGGGCTTACGGTCACCGGCCACCCCGATCACCTGGTGGTCGGCGGCGTGCCGGATCCGGTAACGGTCAGCCAGACGCTCGGCGAGCAGGGCATCTGGGTACGCGAGCTGACGCCGCTGCGGCCGGATCTGGAGAGTGTCTTCCTGGAGCTGACCGGCACCATGCCGGATCCGGGTATCCCTCGGCAGCCGGACGGTCCGGGGCCGTACCAGGATCGGGCCTTGATCGACCTCGACGTGCGGGGAGCTGACGCGTGA